A stretch of the Lolium perenne isolate Kyuss_39 chromosome 3, Kyuss_2.0, whole genome shotgun sequence genome encodes the following:
- the LOC127345565 gene encoding cullin-1 → MNAHLSFEDGWRVLEQGIVTCSKILEGSTGTRPTVAEYMNCYDCAYRMAVQTTSYCEEMYNGYKATLAESVRVLVLPHLMHKRDDELLRQLLKMWSNYCIMVKCVSGFFSYLNRCFVEQRKLPCLEDSAATSFFSTVFSFFNHEVAEALLTLIRQERDGRKVDMDLLMGIMHGICRSEVKPSMKKSVLQDTYAYYSRKSSEWIVQYPLQDYLAKVQHTVEKETMKLMHYLCISEADSSELCLKVVSAPLMQTYDSYAAEKQIGGQLLLQTYKTVEDDLLARCNRLTIDSGSDNSSVSYME, encoded by the exons ATGAATGCGCACCTCAGCTTTGAGGATGGCTGGAGGGTCCTGGAACAGGGGATTGTTACATGCTCAAAGATTCTTGAGGGTTCCACAGGTACAAGGCCTACTGTGGCTGAGTACATGAACTGCTACGA CTGTGCTTATAGAATGGCTGTGCAGACAACCAGCTATTGTGAAGAGATGTACAATGGTTACAAGGCTACACTTGCAGAATCCGTTCGTGTGTTG GTTTTACCCCATCTGATGCACAAGAGAGATGATGAACTTTTGAGACAGCTTCTGAAAATGTGGTCAAACTATTGTATCATGGTTAAATGTGTATCTGGCTTCTTCAGCTATTTGAACCGTTGCTTTGTCGAGCAAAGAAAACTACCTTGTCTTGAAGACAGTGCTGCCACCTCTTTTTTCTCTACA GTCTTTTCTTTCTTCAACCATGAAGTAGCAGAGGCTCTACTGACTTTG ATCCGCCAAGAGCGTGATGGAAGGAAGGTTGATATGGACCTGTTGATGGGCATTATGCATGGCATATGTCGTTCTGAAGTCAAACCCTCAATGAAAAAATCTGTTCTTCAAGATACATATGCTTACTACTCCAGGAAAAGTTCTGAATGGATTGTGCAGTACCCTCTACAAGATTACCTTGCCAAG GTCCAGCATACTGTGGAGAAGGAAACCATGAAATTGATGCACTATCTGTGTATTTCTGAGGCAGATTCCTCAGAACTCTGTTTGAAG GTTGTTAGTGCTCCATTGATGCAAACTTATGACAGCTATGCAGCAGAGAAACAGATTGGTGGCCAACTTTTGCTTCAAACATACAAG ACTGTGGAGGATGATCTGCTGGCcagatgcaatcgcttgacaaTTGACAGCGGCTCAGATAACAGTTCTGTCAGTTACATGGAGTAG
- the LOC127340309 gene encoding protein LATERAL BRANCHING OXIDOREDUCTASE 1 gives MASAAVCSTKQEELKKQQGSELKIGEVHDVQELQRACVDNVPERYVREGDDRPGGANVCEQAHIPVIDLGELRRGGGDELGRLRLACEDWGFFQVVNHGIEGTLLDEMAKVAREFFALPLEEKQRYPMAPGGIQGYGHAFVFSDDQKLDWCNMLALGVSPPSIRQPALWPTTPAAFTDTLVRYSAKVRELCVVLLAHVAETLGMPSGTFEGMFGGEAAVQAVRMNFYPPCPRPELVLGLSAHSDGSAVTVLQQDAGRVGLQVRRGDAWVPVHPVPHALVINLGDSLEVLTNGRYKSVEHRAVTNGEQDRLSVVTFYAPAYDVEMGPLPELLDDGEPCRYRRFNHGEYSRHFGTLTQRSRSPLYTVKGDREATLVPPAIPPPSSFSSALGPSEGGGGLNRRADLCARSLGQAR, from the coding sequence ATGGCGTCAGCGGCCGTCTGCTCCACTAAGCAGgaggagctgaagaagcagcAGGGTAGCGAGCTCAAGATCGGAGAGGTCCACGACGTGCAGGAGCTGCAGAGGGCGTGCGTGGACAACGTGCCGGAGCGGTACGTCCGGGAGGGCGACGACCGGCCGGGCGGCGCCAACGTGTGCGAGCAAGCGCACATCCCGGTGATCGACCTTGGCGAGctgcggcgcggcggcggggacGAGCTGGGCAGGCTCAGGCTCGCCTGCGAGGACTGGGGCTTCTTCCAGGTCGTGAACCACGGCATCGAGGGGACGCTGCTGGACGAGATGGCGAAGGTGGCGAGGGAGTTCTTCGCGCTGCCGCtggaggagaagcagaggtacCCGATGGCGCCGGGCGGCATCCAGGGCTACGGCCACGccttcgtcttctccgacgaccaGAAGCTCGACTGGTGCAACATGCTGGCGCTCGGCGTGTCGCCGCCCTCCATCCGGCAGCCCGCGCTCTGGCCGACGACGCCGGCCGCCTTCACCGACACGCTCGTGAGGTACTCCGCCAAGGTCAGGGAGCTCTGCGTCGTGCTCCTGGCGCACGTCGCCGAGACGCTCGGCATGCCCTCCGGCACGTTCGAGGGCATGTTCGGCGGCGAGGCGGCGGTGCAGGCCGTGCGGATGAACTTCTACCCGCCGTGCCCGCGGCCGGAGCTGGTGCTGGGGCTCAGCGCGCACTCCGACGGGAGCGCCGTGACCGTGCTCCAGCAGGACGCCGGCCGCGTGGGGCTGCAGGTGCGCAGGGGCGACGCGTGGGTGCCTGTCCACCCCGTCCCGCACGCGCTCGTCATCAACCTCGGCGACTCACTTGAGGTGCTCACCAACGGCAGGTACAAGAGCGTCGAGCACAGAGCGGTAACCAACGGCGAGCAGGACCGGCTGTCCGTCGTCACGTTCTACGCGCCGGCCTACGACGTCGAGATGGGTCCGTTGCCGGAGCTCCTCGACGACGGGGAGCCATGCCGGTATCGGAGGTTCAATCACGGCGAGTACAGCCGGCACTTCGGCACTTTAACACAACGCTCTCGTTCCCCTCTCTACACAGTAAAAGGCGACCGGGAGGCGACCCTCGTTCCGCCGGCGATTCCGCCGCCCTCCTCCTTCTCGTCGGCCTTGGGGCCGTCGGAAGGGGGTGGGGGGTTGAATCGCCGGGCGGATCTGTGTGCTCGTAGTCTAGGTCAGGCTAGGTAG
- the LOC127345566 gene encoding glutamate receptor 2.7-like codes for MDKNSQVQAIISPQTSPETELFAGTAERSNIPFISSSAAWPASSWAKSRFFVRTAPSMSSQARPIAAILEAFAWRAAILLHEDSPYGIGILSSLVHAFKGSRSLTDSVAVPGDATDSLIDAALLVANTMPTRVYIVHMLPALAARLFRRAMVAGMISEGYVWIATAGVGDAVDSLPDHGDINNMQGVVSLLPYVQATEELRSFRRRFRVRFRLENSALQDDDLNVPMSLLWLYDTAWAAAVAAEVSFRTAPPTTFLDALLVSKFDGLTGRFRLVGGQLRVSTYEIVNIIGKGVRTVRFWTPEFGISTSLYPKSPGKELKQILWPGETAVVPIGWTATPNGRPLIVAVSVSGGPSRGYYLEVFEAVMARLNYALAYKYILVSNASMEFLLNMVHDKEVDAVAGHVTITASRMNLVSFTMPFAETGYSMIVAEEDISNSMWIFVKPLTPELWLTSLAFFLFTGFLVWEIEHRINPRFSGTPLKQFGTLLYFAFSTMVFSHKEKLESNLSKLVVIMWVFVVLILTTSYTANLASMLTVRQLQPSMNDWTEKDYVGIQEGSSVELILEKMGFPEAKFRMYTTIDQYADALNKGSDNGGVTAIFDEVPYLKLFLSRYCEGYSMVGPIYKSGGFGFVFPLGSPLVEDVSRAILELKEEGELTLIENKWFNPFGACVSRSKGVEARLGLWRLGGLFLTNAVVSGIVLLVHLASLFSGKPRADSEGAVGALQWLRAWLRLFNTSEERRGEPGNNGRGDMELNHHGLAAGATEQQGDTGDSDSTPLYASDSGRNAASAPVPEEILAHDGDDAIISPQI; via the exons ATGGACAAGAATTCCCAGGTGCAAGCCATCATCTCGCCTCAGACATCACCTGAAACCGAGCTGTTTGCAGGCACCGCGGAACGCAGCAACATCCCGTTCATTTCTTCCTCCGCCGCCTGGCCGGCATCAAGCTGGGCCAAATCACGTTTCTTCGTGCGCACCGCACCCAGTATGAGCTCCCAGGCGCGACCGATTGCCGCCATTCTCGAGGCGTTCGCTTGGCGCGCCGCCATCCTGCTGCACGAGGACTCGCCCTATGGCATCGGCATCCTATCGTCGCTGGTTCACGCGTTCAAGGGCTCACGCAGCCTAACGGATAGCGTGGCTGTGCCCGGCGATGCGACAGACAGCCTCATTGACGCGGCGCTCCTTGTGGCGAACACCATGCCGACACGGGTGTACATCGTGCACATGCTTCCCGCTTTGGCCGCACGGCTGTTCCGTCGTGCCATGGTCGCTGGCATGATATCGGAGGGGTACGTCTGGATTGCCACCGCCGGCGTTGGCGACGCGGTGGACAGCCTCCCCGACCACGGTGACATCAATAACATGCAGGGGGTTGTAAGCCTGCTGCCCTACGTGCAGGCAACTGAAGAACTGAGGAGCTTCAGGAGACGATTCCGGGTGAGGTTTCGGCTGGAGAACTCAGCTCTCCAGGACGACGACCTGAATGTGCCGATGTCGCTCCTCTGGTTGTATGACACGGCATGGGCAGCCGCGGTAGCAGCTGAGGTTTCCTTCCGAACGGCACCGCCAACGACATTCCTCGATGCTCTGCTTGTCAGCAAGTTCGACGGCCTGACCGGAAGATTCAGACTCGTTGGTGGGCAGTTGCGGGTCTCGACCTACGAGATCGTGAATATCATTGGCAAAGGCGTAAGAACAGTCCGTTTCTGGACACCGGAGTTTGGGATCTCAACAAGCTTATACCCCAAGAGTCCAGGGAAAGAACTGAAGCAGATTCTTTGGCCTGGCGAGACGGCAGTTGTCCCGATCGGATGGACCGCGACACCGAATGGACGGCCCCTTATCGTCGCCGTCTCGGTCTCGGGCGGTCCGAGCAGGGGATACTACTTAGAAGTTTTCGAAGCAGTCATGGCGAGACTGAACTATGCACTTGCGTATAAGTATATTCTAGTATCTAACGCTAGCATGGAGTTCCTTCTTAACATGGTGCACGACAAG GAAGTCGACGCCGTGGCCGGACACGTGACGATCACCGCAAGCAGGATGAACTTGGTTTCCTTCACGATGCCGTTCGCTGAGACGGGTTACTCAATGATCGTTGCTGAGGAGGACATCAGCAACAGCATGTGGATCTTTGTGAAGCCGCTAACACCCGAGCTCTGGCTCACCAGCCTTGCCTTCTTCTTATTCACCGGCTTCCTTGTGTGGGAAATTGAGCACAGGATCAACCCTCGATTCAGCGGCACGCCTTTGAAGCAATTCGGCACACTCCTCTACTTTGCGTTCTCGACCATGGTTTTCTCCCATA AGGAGAAGTTAGAGAGCAACCTTTCAAAGCTGGTGGTTATCATGTGGGTTTTTGTGGTGCTCATCCTCACAACAAGCTACACGGCGAACCTGGCATCGATGTTGACGGTACGGCAGCTCCAGCCATCCATGAATGACTGGACAGAGAAGGACTACGTGGGAATTCAGGAAGGTTCCTCCGTTGAGCTCATCCTCGAGAAGATGGGCTTCCCCGAGGCAAAGTTCAGAATGTATACCACCATTGATCAATACGCGGATGCCCTCAACAAGGGGTCGGACAACGGAGGCGTCACGGCCATCTTCGACGAGGTGCCCTACCTAAAGCTCTTCCTCTCGCGTTACTGCGAAGGCTATTCCATGGTGGGTCCGATCTACAAGAGCGGCGGGTTTGGATTT GTCTTCCCGCTGGGATCTCCACTTGTGGAAGACGTGTCGCGCGCCATTCTGGAGCTGAAAGAGGAGGGCGAGCTTACGCTCATCGAGAACAAGTGGTTCAACCCCTTCGGGGCGTGCGTGAGCAGGAGCAAGGGCGTAGAGGCCAGGCTCGGGCTGTGGCGACTCGGTGGGCTGTTTCTCACCAACGCCGTCGTTTCAGGCATCGTGCTCCTGGTCCACCTCGCCAGTTTATTCTCCGGCAAGCCCAGAGCCGACTCGGAAGGTGCGGTGGGAGCGCTGCAGTGGCTGCGCGCATGGCTCCGGCTCTTCAACACCTCTGAGGAGCGGCGAGGAGAGCCTGGGAACAACGGCAGAGGAGATATGGAGCTAAATCATCATGGTCTGGCCGCCGGAGCTACTGAACAGCAAGGAGACACGGGAGACTCTGACTCCACTCCCCTGTATGCCTCTGATTCCGGAAGAAACGCTGCTTCTGCCCCTGTTCCCGAGGAAATCCTGGCACATGATGGTGATGATGCAATCATTAGCCCACAAATTTAA